A genomic segment from Verrucomicrobiota bacterium encodes:
- the rpmA gene encoding 50S ribosomal protein L27 → MAHKKGLGSSRNGRESHSKRLGVKRYSGQLVTGGTILVRQRGTRIHPGKNVKRGNDDTLFALVDGVVEFDSSNPVRKRVNVRPVTA, encoded by the coding sequence ATGGCACACAAGAAGGGTCTGGGCAGCTCGCGCAACGGGCGCGAGAGCCACAGCAAGCGGCTCGGCGTCAAGCGCTACTCGGGCCAACTCGTTACCGGCGGCACCATCCTGGTGCGCCAGCGCGGCACGCGCATCCATCCGGGCAAGAACGTCAAGCGCGGCAACGACGACACACTGTTTGCCCTCGTCGATGGCGTCGTTGAGTTCGATTCGTCAAACCCCGTTCGCAAGCGCGTCAACGTTCGCCCGGTCACGGCCTAA
- the priA gene encoding primosomal protein N': MTIHEHRYAQVAVDAAVGRQLDYAVPDELQDRLRVGSRVWVPLGKRKVQGTVTAFPDEPAYPKLKPIVGAIDSGFVIPASLLKLAHWISDYYMADLGATLKTVVPASVRKPAPPEKHVRVVRRAVTLDETRAACVERRRRAPKQAAVLDVLLNTTGEIVLTELCKRADASAAAVKALEKDGLVAVAEQRVDRDVSHGETFVRTEPKPLTCAQQAAYDGIVKQLDDGEARVNLLHGVTGSGKTEVYLQVMARVLERGKGAIVLVPEIALTPQTIERFKGRFGGQVAVLHHRLSGGERHDEWRRLFEGRARIAVGPRSAVFAPIDPLGLIVVDEEHETSYKQTDSAPRYHARDVAVVRAAFEGATVILGSATPSLESYWNAQRGKYTLFELPERVDSRPMPAVRVVDLGREKGPTVFSAELLNAIEDRLKKGEQTILFLNRRGYATTMKCRECNAVVECARCSVSLTYHKKRGDATARGLSRSSETAELVCHLCGYSQPVVSSCPKCGAGAMLYRGVGTQKVERMLYKVLVRPDARPTDGPAVRVLRMDSDTTTAKHSHAGILGEFRAGRADILVGTQMIAKGLDLPNVTLVGVIVADTALGLQDFRAAERTFQLITQVAGRAGRGEVPGEVVVQTYRPDSHAIRAAARHDFKAFYGEEIKNRRNPICSYPPHVHMVCVTLRGPDAKKVLSAAESLAAACEKVNEPGVEVLGPSEAPIARAQREHRMQLFLKSTRPSKMLALLRSACGKAEAFSSVKVTVDVDPVDLM, encoded by the coding sequence ATGACGATTCACGAGCACAGGTACGCCCAGGTGGCGGTGGATGCGGCGGTCGGCAGGCAGCTCGATTACGCTGTGCCTGATGAGCTCCAGGACCGGCTGCGGGTCGGCTCGCGCGTGTGGGTGCCGTTGGGCAAGCGCAAGGTGCAGGGCACGGTCACGGCGTTCCCCGACGAGCCGGCGTACCCGAAGCTCAAGCCGATCGTCGGCGCCATAGACAGTGGGTTCGTCATACCGGCCAGTCTGCTCAAGCTCGCCCACTGGATCAGCGACTACTACATGGCCGACCTCGGCGCGACGCTCAAGACCGTCGTGCCCGCCAGCGTGCGCAAGCCCGCCCCGCCCGAGAAGCACGTCCGCGTCGTGCGCCGTGCCGTGACGCTCGACGAGACGCGCGCCGCGTGCGTCGAGCGTCGCCGCCGCGCGCCCAAGCAGGCCGCCGTCCTCGACGTGCTGCTCAACACGACGGGCGAGATCGTGCTCACCGAGCTCTGCAAGCGTGCCGATGCGTCCGCCGCCGCGGTCAAGGCGCTCGAGAAGGATGGCCTCGTCGCCGTCGCCGAGCAGCGCGTGGACCGCGACGTCTCGCACGGCGAGACGTTCGTGCGCACTGAGCCGAAGCCGCTCACGTGCGCGCAGCAAGCCGCCTACGATGGCATCGTGAAACAGCTCGACGACGGCGAGGCGCGCGTCAACCTGCTCCACGGCGTCACAGGCAGCGGCAAGACGGAGGTCTACCTCCAGGTCATGGCGCGCGTGCTCGAACGCGGCAAGGGCGCCATCGTGCTCGTGCCCGAGATTGCGCTCACCCCGCAGACCATCGAGCGGTTCAAGGGCCGGTTCGGCGGCCAAGTGGCTGTGCTCCACCACCGGCTCTCGGGCGGCGAGCGCCACGACGAGTGGCGGCGGCTGTTCGAGGGGCGCGCGCGCATCGCCGTCGGGCCGCGCTCGGCCGTGTTTGCGCCCATCGACCCGCTCGGGCTCATTGTCGTCGACGAGGAGCACGAGACCTCGTACAAGCAGACCGACTCGGCCCCCCGCTACCACGCGCGCGACGTGGCCGTGGTGCGGGCGGCGTTCGAGGGCGCCACGGTCATCCTCGGCAGCGCCACACCGTCGCTCGAATCGTACTGGAACGCCCAGCGCGGCAAGTACACGCTCTTCGAGCTGCCGGAGCGCGTCGACTCGCGCCCGATGCCCGCCGTCCGCGTGGTCGATCTCGGCCGCGAAAAAGGACCGACGGTGTTCTCGGCCGAGCTCCTCAACGCGATCGAGGACCGCCTGAAGAAAGGCGAGCAGACGATTCTGTTCCTCAACCGGCGCGGCTACGCGACGACCATGAAATGCCGCGAGTGCAATGCCGTCGTCGAATGCGCGCGCTGCAGCGTCTCGCTCACCTACCACAAGAAACGGGGCGATGCGACGGCGCGCGGCCTCAGCCGTTCCTCCGAAACGGCCGAGCTTGTCTGCCATCTGTGCGGGTATTCCCAGCCGGTCGTGTCGAGCTGTCCCAAGTGCGGCGCGGGCGCGATGCTCTATCGCGGCGTCGGCACGCAGAAGGTCGAACGCATGCTCTACAAGGTTCTTGTGCGCCCAGACGCGCGGCCTACCGACGGCCCGGCCGTGCGCGTGCTGCGGATGGATTCCGACACGACGACGGCCAAGCACAGCCATGCCGGCATCCTGGGCGAGTTCCGCGCCGGCCGGGCCGATATCCTCGTCGGCACGCAGATGATCGCCAAAGGCCTCGACCTGCCCAACGTGACCCTCGTCGGCGTGATCGTCGCCGACACGGCGCTCGGCCTGCAAGACTTCCGCGCCGCCGAGCGGACGTTCCAGCTCATCACCCAGGTCGCCGGCCGCGCCGGCCGCGGCGAGGTGCCCGGCGAGGTCGTCGTCCAGACCTACCGGCCCGACAGCCACGCCATCCGTGCCGCAGCTCGACACGACTTCAAGGCGTTCTACGGCGAAGAGATCAAGAATCGGCGCAATCCGATTTGCTCCTACCCGCCGCACGTGCACATGGTGTGCGTCACGCTGCGCGGCCCCGATGCGAAGAAGGTTCTAAGCGCGGCGGAATCGCTCGCGGCAGCGTGTGAGAAGGTGAACGAGCCCGGCGTCGAGGTGCTCGGCCCGAGCGAGGCACCTATCGCCCGCGCCCAGCGCGAGCACCGCATGCAGCTCTTCCTCAAATCGACGCGGCCATCGAAGATGCTGGCGCTCCTTCGGAGCGCTTGCGGGAAGGCGGAAGCCTTCTCAAGCGTCAAAGTAACCGTCGATGTCGATCCGGTCGATCTGATGTAG
- a CDS encoding SO_0444 family Cu/Zn efflux transporter, with product MIEAIKGIFVEAWVVVVESAPFVVFGLVVAGMLHIFLDPAIVARHLGRGRIRPVVMASVLGVPLPLCSCGVLPAALAIRRQGANDGAVTSFLVSTPETGVDSIAITYALLGPLMAVVRPIAAFVSGVATGLVQTLFGKPAATSPAVVKADACKVDACCSGDDCPPDEHARHHGFVARVGAGLRYAFKDLLGDIAGWFLLGVLIAGLITAAIPENTIGRYLGGGLLTMLVMLVVGIPLYVCSSASTPIAAALIFQDLSPGAALVFLMAGPATNATSITVVGGMLGKRAAAIYIGGISVCAVVMGLLLDGFLRLTGWRIIPSIGAAHERSFPVWRLLAGGVFLALVAALFLARVLPKLKHKATPACPHCAGEQTSPPCH from the coding sequence GTGATTGAGGCGATCAAAGGCATATTCGTCGAGGCGTGGGTCGTCGTCGTGGAGTCGGCGCCGTTCGTCGTGTTCGGCCTCGTGGTGGCCGGAATGCTGCACATCTTCCTCGACCCGGCGATCGTCGCGCGCCACCTCGGGCGCGGGCGAATCAGGCCGGTCGTGATGGCGTCAGTGCTCGGCGTGCCGCTGCCGCTGTGCTCGTGCGGCGTGCTGCCGGCAGCGCTGGCGATCCGCAGACAGGGGGCCAACGACGGCGCAGTGACCTCGTTCCTCGTCTCGACGCCGGAGACGGGCGTGGACTCGATCGCCATTACCTACGCGCTGCTCGGACCGCTCATGGCCGTCGTGCGGCCGATCGCCGCGTTCGTTTCGGGCGTCGCCACCGGCTTGGTGCAGACGTTGTTCGGGAAGCCCGCAGCGACGAGTCCTGCGGTCGTCAAGGCGGACGCCTGCAAAGTGGACGCGTGCTGCAGTGGCGACGACTGCCCGCCCGACGAGCACGCGCGCCATCACGGCTTCGTCGCGCGTGTGGGTGCGGGTCTGCGCTACGCCTTCAAGGACCTGCTGGGCGACATCGCCGGGTGGTTCCTGCTCGGCGTGCTCATCGCGGGCCTCATCACGGCGGCAATCCCCGAGAACACCATCGGCCGGTACCTCGGCGGCGGGCTGCTCACCATGCTCGTCATGCTCGTCGTCGGCATTCCGCTCTACGTGTGCAGCAGCGCGTCGACGCCGATCGCCGCGGCGCTTATCTTCCAGGACCTCAGCCCCGGCGCGGCGCTCGTGTTCCTCATGGCCGGCCCGGCGACGAACGCCACCTCGATCACTGTCGTGGGCGGCATGCTCGGCAAGCGTGCCGCGGCCATCTACATCGGCGGCATCTCGGTGTGCGCCGTCGTCATGGGCCTCCTGCTCGACGGGTTCCTCAGGCTGACCGGCTGGCGCATTATCCCGAGCATCGGCGCCGCCCACGAGCGCAGCTTCCCCGTGTGGCGTCTCCTGGCCGGAGGTGTCTTCCTTGCCCTTGTCGCCGCGCTCTTCCTCGCGCGCGTACTCCCTAAGCTGAAGCATAAGGCCACGCCCGCCTGCCCGCATTGCGCCGGTGAGCAAACCTCGCCGCCGTGCCATTGA
- the tatC gene encoding twin-arginine translocase subunit TatC, with protein sequence MPEPFQGREPAPSVEEAFIPAVPETPAEQLETKPFLEHLKELRTTLLKIIGVFVVCAIVCFVALKPIAGLLLRPLAQLEASKGLEPGTITLMTLGPSEGFAALMSIVFGAALGLSLPFTLWFIAQFVSPGLTPGERRAVAPGLIAGVLLFVAGVLFAFFVTSSLLVGFLYRLYEGLGWRNAWTVRDYYAFLTQFLLVTGLTFELPLVLALLVRVEVLSLAQLRQYRRHALIAILLLAAVFTPPDAASMFLVAGPMYTLYEASIAVSTLLRRRARGQKPALRQ encoded by the coding sequence ATGCCTGAACCTTTCCAGGGGCGCGAGCCGGCACCGTCCGTCGAGGAGGCCTTCATCCCCGCCGTGCCAGAAACGCCTGCCGAGCAGCTCGAGACCAAGCCGTTCCTCGAGCACCTCAAGGAGCTGCGCACGACGCTGCTCAAGATCATTGGCGTGTTCGTCGTGTGTGCCATCGTCTGCTTCGTCGCCCTCAAGCCGATCGCGGGCTTGCTGCTGCGGCCGCTCGCGCAACTCGAAGCGAGCAAGGGCCTGGAGCCGGGCACGATCACGCTCATGACCCTGGGGCCGTCGGAGGGGTTCGCCGCACTCATGTCGATCGTGTTCGGCGCGGCGCTTGGGCTGAGCCTGCCGTTCACGCTCTGGTTCATCGCGCAGTTCGTCTCGCCGGGCCTGACGCCGGGCGAGCGGCGGGCCGTCGCGCCAGGGCTGATCGCGGGCGTGCTGCTGTTCGTCGCCGGGGTGCTGTTCGCGTTCTTCGTCACGTCATCGCTGCTGGTGGGCTTCCTCTACAGGCTCTACGAAGGCCTCGGGTGGCGCAACGCCTGGACGGTCAGAGACTACTATGCCTTCCTGACGCAGTTCCTGCTCGTGACGGGGCTGACGTTCGAGCTGCCGCTCGTGCTCGCGTTGCTGGTACGCGTCGAGGTGCTCTCTCTGGCCCAGCTCAGGCAATACCGGCGCCATGCCCTGATCGCCATCCTGTTGCTGGCTGCCGTGTTCACTCCGCCCGACGCGGCGTCGATGTTCCTGGTCGCCGGGCCGATGTACACGCTGTACGAAGCGTCGATTGCGGTCTCAACGCTCCTGAGACGCCGCGCACGCGGACAGAAACCCGCACTGCGGCAATAA
- a CDS encoding twin-arginine translocase TatA/TatE family subunit, translating into MTTTAYPAIGLPGGMEWFWIFLIFLILFGAAALPKLFRSLGKSVREFKKAQEGLYDEIDKADRNDRAHDENAAGKASVEDRKPSGPGPSSSTNA; encoded by the coding sequence ATGACAACAACTGCTTACCCTGCCATCGGGTTACCCGGGGGCATGGAGTGGTTCTGGATCTTCCTGATCTTCCTGATCCTGTTCGGCGCTGCTGCGCTGCCCAAGCTGTTCCGGTCGCTCGGCAAGTCGGTCCGAGAGTTCAAGAAGGCCCAGGAAGGCCTCTACGACGAGATTGATAAGGCCGATCGGAACGACCGGGCTCACGACGAGAACGCTGCTGGCAAGGCAAGCGTCGAGGACAGGAAGCCGTCTGGTCCGGGGCCCTCGTCCTCCACCAATGCCTGA
- a CDS encoding SH3 domain-containing protein — MKKLIVLAALAVSLCAPAALGQEAYEERTNTPTNMYITSMFAVRVYLNNRVVDVLPAGKRVKILRTRGRWIYIEYQRGDRTYEGWIRR; from the coding sequence ATGAAGAAACTCATCGTTCTCGCGGCGCTGGCAGTGTCCCTGTGCGCCCCGGCAGCGCTGGGTCAGGAAGCATACGAGGAACGCACCAACACACCCACCAACATGTACATCACCTCGATGTTCGCGGTGCGTGTGTACCTCAATAACCGCGTGGTCGATGTCCTGCCGGCCGGCAAGCGGGTGAAGATCCTCCGGACCAGGGGCCGGTGGATCTACATCGAGTACCAGCGCGGCGACCGCACCTACGAGGGTTGGATTCGCCGCTGA
- the rplU gene encoding 50S ribosomal protein L21: MFAVIQTGGRQHAVKEGDIIQIQRLPGDEGKSVKFDEVLYIGGTEEPQIGSPTVAKARVEGEVMRHDKARKVHGMKFKRRKGYRRHVGHRQPITVVKITKIEVGA; the protein is encoded by the coding sequence ATGTTCGCGGTGATCCAGACCGGCGGCCGGCAGCACGCGGTCAAAGAAGGCGACATCATCCAGATTCAGCGCCTACCCGGCGACGAGGGCAAAAGCGTCAAGTTCGACGAGGTGCTCTACATCGGCGGCACCGAAGAGCCGCAGATCGGCTCGCCCACCGTGGCCAAGGCGCGCGTGGAGGGCGAGGTGATGCGCCACGACAAGGCGCGCAAGGTGCACGGCATGAAGTTCAAGCGCCGCAAGGGCTACCGCCGTCACGTGGGCCACCGCCAGCCGATCACCGTCGTGAAGATCACCAAGATCGAGGTCGGGGCGTAA
- a CDS encoding glycosyltransferase family 39 protein, with amino-acid sequence MTNNRATLRYLIALLAAGGLLLFVGAGSKGFWPSSEDRTAELVREMIVTGDYLVPHLCGNPLVTKPPLLHWTIVSSTWVFGLNEFGVRFSSLCFALGTALVLFLVGRKFLHERAAFLAAIVLLTAPVLLHSHWRTAKIDVLLTLLVTAALLTFFAAIGPAGIGPARRGRGQFALFFVLVGLAGMAKGPAGMGPPLLVVSIYLATTRQWRRLARVPWLWGVPVMVVLGLWWYGALLVRFGGWAGLRHVMDAETSVYFGWQHEEAGAILGYYLARILGDFFPWSLLLPAAVVLAVRMVRRHENRFIAFVLAWLAVYFVLFSLISKKAGRYMLPFYPAAALLVGQMCHAAIRRALSPGLWRWSHGGVIAAALVCLGVVVVVVTLASDFDYESWYVTDRWTVAKDRLMLEEITGVLRGHRAVTLVVAGALSGLFAAGAALWRRRTALAFGLIAAAAAGIAVGYQMGLVPALDRTFSPRHFARHLRELVPEDAPLAGYCEHSGQVDDCTHFYLGRAVDVLLTRKALREWATMPPPRYVFMLDVDAAPKGSGVIYEWFEPVDTNATYRGHTVLLFRNRPEHSTSADPE; translated from the coding sequence GTGACCAACAACAGGGCCACCCTCCGTTACCTGATCGCTCTCCTCGCGGCGGGCGGCCTCCTGCTGTTTGTCGGCGCCGGGTCAAAGGGGTTCTGGCCGTCGAGCGAGGACCGCACGGCCGAGCTGGTGCGCGAGATGATCGTGACCGGCGACTACCTCGTTCCGCATCTGTGCGGCAACCCGCTTGTGACCAAGCCGCCGCTGCTGCACTGGACGATTGTCAGCTCGACGTGGGTTTTTGGCCTGAACGAGTTCGGCGTCCGATTCTCGAGTCTGTGCTTTGCACTCGGGACGGCGCTCGTGCTGTTTCTCGTTGGGCGAAAGTTTCTTCACGAGCGCGCCGCGTTCCTGGCGGCCATCGTCTTGCTCACGGCACCCGTGCTGCTGCACTCGCACTGGCGCACGGCGAAGATCGACGTGCTGCTCACGCTGTTGGTGACGGCCGCGCTGCTCACGTTTTTTGCGGCGATCGGCCCCGCCGGCATTGGCCCGGCACGGAGGGGCCGCGGCCAGTTCGCGCTCTTCTTCGTGCTCGTCGGGTTGGCGGGCATGGCCAAGGGGCCGGCAGGCATGGGGCCGCCGCTGCTCGTCGTGAGTATCTACCTGGCGACGACGCGCCAATGGCGCCGTCTGGCCCGTGTGCCGTGGCTCTGGGGCGTGCCGGTCATGGTCGTGCTGGGGCTGTGGTGGTATGGCGCGCTGCTCGTGCGCTTCGGTGGCTGGGCCGGTCTGCGCCACGTCATGGACGCTGAGACAAGCGTCTACTTCGGCTGGCAGCACGAGGAGGCAGGCGCCATTCTGGGCTACTACCTCGCACGCATCCTGGGCGATTTCTTCCCGTGGAGCCTGCTGCTGCCGGCGGCCGTCGTGCTCGCCGTGCGTATGGTGCGGCGCCACGAGAACCGTTTCATCGCCTTCGTCCTTGCGTGGCTGGCCGTGTACTTCGTCCTGTTCTCGCTGATCAGCAAGAAGGCGGGGCGCTACATGCTGCCTTTCTACCCGGCGGCCGCGCTGCTTGTCGGCCAGATGTGCCACGCGGCCATCCGGCGCGCGCTGAGCCCCGGCTTGTGGCGCTGGTCGCACGGCGGCGTGATCGCGGCGGCGCTCGTGTGCCTGGGCGTCGTCGTGGTGGTCGTCACACTCGCGTCGGATTTCGACTACGAGTCATGGTACGTCACCGACCGCTGGACCGTGGCGAAAGACCGGCTCATGCTCGAGGAAATCACGGGCGTGCTGCGCGGGCATCGGGCGGTCACGCTCGTCGTGGCGGGGGCGTTGTCTGGCCTGTTCGCTGCGGGGGCCGCGCTGTGGCGCCGGCGGACGGCGTTGGCGTTCGGCCTGATCGCCGCGGCAGCAGCAGGGATCGCTGTCGGCTACCAGATGGGGCTCGTGCCCGCGCTTGACCGGACATTCTCCCCGCGGCACTTCGCGCGCCATCTCAGGGAGCTTGTGCCCGAGGATGCGCCGCTGGCCGGCTACTGCGAGCACAGCGGCCAAGTCGACGACTGCACGCACTTCTACCTTGGCCGTGCCGTCGACGTGCTCCTGACGCGCAAGGCGCTCCGCGAGTGGGCGACGATGCCGCCCCCGCGCTACGTCTTCATGCTCGACGTGGACGCGGCGCCAAAGGGCAGCGGCGTCATCTACGAATGGTTTGAGCCCGTGGACACGAACGCGACGTATCGCGGGCACACGGTGTTGCTCTTCCGCAACCGGCCCGAGCACTCGACATCAGCCGATCCCGAGTAA
- a CDS encoding polysaccharide deacetylase family protein has translation MILTFDDGPHHVPLGTGENYTERLLETLDANSVQDHIRAVFFVQTHVGIRGATAEGQQLMVREAAAGHLVGIHTGSTDDHVDHRTRARTPAYDWNLDGALDELDGANALESDLRRATDRIKKLTGTASQLVRPTYGATNGAVLAVYRTLGLRMLLWDVDSRDALDHARGAAVIAANVRSQVRMQIRAGHTTIVILFHDILAATSTHLDDYLIAIYEAAEAEGRVAIFPGSRDELLEWLDDALGLNHELLDSKPYELAPAESN, from the coding sequence ATGATCCTGACCTTTGACGACGGCCCGCACCACGTGCCGCTCGGCACGGGGGAGAACTACACCGAGCGCCTGCTCGAAACCCTCGACGCCAACAGCGTGCAGGACCATATCAGGGCCGTCTTCTTCGTTCAGACCCATGTCGGCATCCGAGGCGCTACCGCCGAGGGCCAGCAGCTCATGGTGCGCGAGGCGGCGGCCGGCCACCTCGTCGGCATCCACACCGGCAGCACCGACGACCATGTGGACCACCGAACGCGTGCCCGCACCCCCGCCTACGACTGGAACCTCGACGGCGCGCTTGATGAGCTCGACGGTGCCAACGCCCTCGAATCCGACCTGCGCCGCGCCACCGACCGGATCAAGAAGCTGACCGGGACCGCGTCCCAGCTTGTGCGCCCCACCTACGGCGCGACCAACGGGGCCGTGCTGGCCGTCTACCGAACGCTCGGCTTGCGTATGCTGCTCTGGGATGTGGACAGCCGCGACGCGCTTGACCATGCACGAGGCGCTGCCGTCATCGCCGCCAACGTCCGAAGCCAAGTGCGCATGCAGATCCGCGCCGGTCATACAACGATCGTCATCCTCTTCCACGACATCCTCGCCGCGACAAGCACCCACCTCGACGACTACCTCATCGCCATCTACGAAGCCGCTGAAGCCGAAGGCAGGGTCGCCATCTTTCCCGGGAGTCGTGACGAGCTGCTCGAATGGCTCGACGACGCCCTCGGCCTCAACCACGAGCTGCTGGACAGCAAGCCATACGAGCTTGCGCCGGCAGAGTCGAACTGA